From a single Paraburkholderia edwinii genomic region:
- a CDS encoding amino acid ABC transporter ATP-binding protein produces the protein MQTLHDATLAAQDDARPVVMLSGISKSFGSNLVLRDVSLQVAQGETICLLGPSGCGKSTLLRCINWLETPDAGSVHISGKRMGVRDNTRIKMSDADLAGMRAKIGMVFQHFALWPHLTVLENVMEAPLHVLKRDRASVRAEAEALLARVGLAEKRDQFPSRLSGGQKQRVGIARALAMKPDVLLFDEPTSALDPELVGEVLAVMKSLAAEGATMIIVTHEMEFARQVATRVVFMDGGQVVESAPPEQFFGAPKSPRAQQFLARFNKG, from the coding sequence ATGCAAACCCTGCACGATGCCACGCTTGCCGCGCAAGATGACGCACGCCCCGTCGTGATGCTAAGCGGCATCTCGAAGTCGTTCGGCAGCAATCTCGTGTTGCGCGACGTATCGCTGCAAGTCGCGCAAGGCGAAACGATCTGCCTGCTGGGGCCATCCGGCTGCGGCAAGTCCACCCTGCTTCGCTGCATCAACTGGCTCGAAACGCCCGATGCGGGCAGCGTGCATATTTCCGGCAAACGCATGGGCGTGCGCGACAACACGCGCATCAAGATGAGCGATGCGGACCTCGCCGGGATGCGCGCGAAGATCGGCATGGTGTTCCAGCATTTCGCGTTGTGGCCGCATCTGACCGTGCTCGAAAATGTGATGGAAGCGCCGCTCCACGTGTTGAAACGCGACCGCGCGAGCGTGCGCGCGGAAGCCGAAGCGCTGCTCGCGCGCGTCGGCCTCGCCGAAAAGCGCGATCAGTTTCCGTCGCGGCTGTCGGGCGGCCAGAAGCAGCGCGTCGGCATCGCGCGGGCGCTGGCGATGAAACCCGACGTACTGCTGTTCGACGAACCGACCAGCGCACTCGACCCGGAACTCGTCGGCGAAGTGCTGGCCGTGATGAAATCGCTAGCCGCCGAAGGCGCGACGATGATCATCGTCACGCACGAAATGGAATTCGCGCGCCAGGTCGCGACGCGCGTGGTGTTTATGGACGGCGGGCAGGTTGTCGAGAGCGCGCCGCCCGAACAGTTTTTCGGCGCGCCGAAGTCACCGCGCGCGCAGCAGTTTCTCGCGCGCTTCAACAAAGGCTGA
- a CDS encoding amino acid ABC transporter permease: protein MIHDFATIWAQRADVLSGLLNTVILLVSSALASLVLGALLTPMLMSKRKPIARAATAYVDAMRCAPFLLFVYLIYFGLPTLGISLSNWWAGAIALILYNTAYMAELLRGAWHELPVTLIESGKAYGFSGFTLLRRIILPPIFLRAMPMIGNQIIQIVKDSAFLTVIAVNELTHEMTGIQSTYFIPFAAFVTAVLLYWCVCLAIEAGTGALNKLAEERRA, encoded by the coding sequence ATGATTCACGACTTCGCGACCATCTGGGCGCAGCGCGCCGACGTGCTGTCGGGCCTGCTGAACACCGTGATTCTGCTGGTGTCGTCGGCGCTCGCGTCGCTCGTGCTCGGCGCTCTGTTGACGCCGATGCTGATGTCGAAGCGCAAGCCGATCGCGCGCGCGGCGACGGCTTACGTCGATGCGATGCGCTGCGCCCCGTTCCTGCTGTTCGTCTATCTGATCTATTTCGGTTTGCCGACGCTAGGCATCAGCTTGTCGAACTGGTGGGCCGGCGCGATCGCGCTGATTCTGTACAACACGGCCTATATGGCCGAACTGCTGCGCGGCGCATGGCACGAACTGCCCGTCACGCTGATCGAATCGGGCAAGGCCTACGGCTTTTCCGGTTTCACGCTGCTGCGCCGGATCATCCTGCCGCCGATCTTCCTGCGTGCGATGCCGATGATCGGCAACCAGATTATTCAGATCGTGAAGGACAGCGCGTTTCTAACTGTCATCGCCGTCAACGAACTTACACATGAAATGACCGGCATCCAGTCGACCTACTTCATTCCGTTCGCGGCCTTCGTCACGGCCGTGCTGCTTTACTGGTGCGTATGCCTCGCAATCGAGGCCGGCACCGGTGCATTAAACAAACTTGCCGAGGAACGCCGCGCGTGA